In Marivirga salinae, a single window of DNA contains:
- the uvrC gene encoding excinuclease ABC subunit UvrC, producing the protein MYDAVFFKPQDINELPKFPGVYKFHNSSGVIIYVGKAKNLKNRVTSYFNKSANHNRKTIRLVREIDKIEIAIVNSEFDALLLENSLIKELQPKYNILLKDDKSFPYLCITNEPFPRIISTRRRIARNGTYFGPYASVRAMNNVLELIRKLYTIRTCKLNLTDQNIKAGKFKVCLEYHIGNCKGPCEGLQKHENYQKDIDQAAEILKGNLNIPKHHFRENMQEAAEDLDFERAQKFKEKFELLEKFHSKSLVVNPRLTDIDVCSIISEDKYAFVNYMRIKNGSINVTKTIELKKKLDETDQELLLLALIDLRKLYESTTNEILTNIDIENLPETFHFIKPQIGDKKKLVEMSLKNALFFKKEKLNQNESSKIKELRVLKQLQNDLRLKELPIKIECFDNSNMQGTNPTASMVHFKNGRPKKSEYRHYHVKTVIGPDDFASMTEIVGRRYKRLIDEQQELPNLIVIDGGKGQLSASVKALRELDLYGKIPIIGIAKRLEEIYFPEDPYPVHISKKSESLKLLQRLRDEAHRFAITFHRQIRSKNSFTSELEGIEGIGEKTIDQLLTHFKSVKKIKEASFEELSPVIGTSKAEQIIKAFKQKKED; encoded by the coding sequence ATGTACGATGCGGTTTTCTTTAAGCCACAAGATATAAATGAGTTACCTAAGTTTCCCGGTGTATATAAATTTCATAATTCATCCGGAGTCATCATTTATGTAGGAAAAGCAAAGAATTTAAAAAACAGAGTTACTAGTTACTTTAATAAATCAGCCAATCATAATAGAAAAACCATAAGGTTGGTTCGAGAAATTGACAAGATTGAAATTGCTATTGTCAATTCTGAATTTGATGCGCTACTGCTTGAGAATTCCTTAATAAAAGAACTTCAACCAAAGTATAATATTTTATTAAAGGATGATAAATCATTTCCCTATCTATGCATTACAAATGAGCCTTTCCCAAGAATTATATCTACGAGAAGAAGAATAGCTAGAAACGGAACTTATTTCGGGCCATATGCAAGTGTAAGAGCAATGAACAACGTTTTGGAATTAATTCGAAAGCTCTATACAATTAGAACTTGTAAATTAAACTTGACCGACCAAAACATAAAAGCAGGTAAATTTAAAGTCTGTCTCGAATATCATATTGGCAATTGCAAAGGTCCTTGCGAAGGCCTACAAAAACATGAAAATTATCAAAAGGATATAGACCAAGCAGCCGAAATTCTGAAAGGTAATTTGAATATACCCAAGCATCATTTCAGAGAAAATATGCAAGAAGCTGCTGAAGATTTAGATTTTGAAAGAGCACAAAAATTTAAAGAGAAATTTGAATTACTTGAGAAATTCCACAGTAAATCTTTAGTGGTAAATCCTAGACTAACAGATATAGATGTTTGTAGTATCATTTCTGAAGACAAATATGCTTTTGTTAATTACATGCGAATAAAAAACGGAAGCATTAATGTTACTAAAACTATTGAATTAAAGAAAAAATTGGATGAGACAGACCAAGAATTGTTATTATTAGCCCTAATAGATCTCAGGAAGCTATATGAAAGCACTACAAATGAAATTCTAACTAACATTGATATTGAAAACCTACCAGAGACCTTTCACTTTATCAAACCACAAATAGGGGATAAAAAGAAATTAGTGGAGATGAGTTTAAAAAATGCTTTATTCTTTAAAAAGGAAAAGCTTAATCAAAATGAATCAAGTAAAATAAAAGAGCTTAGAGTTCTAAAACAACTTCAAAATGACTTAAGATTAAAGGAGCTTCCTATTAAAATTGAATGTTTTGACAACTCCAATATGCAGGGTACAAATCCCACAGCTTCAATGGTTCATTTCAAAAATGGAAGACCTAAAAAGAGTGAATACAGACATTATCATGTTAAAACAGTAATTGGTCCAGATGATTTTGCCTCAATGACAGAAATTGTAGGAAGAAGATATAAACGACTGATTGATGAACAGCAAGAACTTCCAAACTTAATAGTAATAGATGGAGGTAAAGGCCAATTAAGCGCCTCAGTTAAAGCTCTTAGAGAATTAGATTTATATGGGAAAATTCCAATTATTGGGATAGCAAAAAGATTAGAAGAGATATATTTTCCAGAAGACCCGTATCCAGTACACATCAGTAAGAAGAGTGAATCTCTTAAGCTACTACAAAGACTTAGAGATGAAGCCCATCGATTTGCAATAACTTTTCATAGGCAAATAAGAAGTAAAAATTCATTTACTAGTGAACTAGAAGGAATTGAGGGTATAGGAGAAAAGACAATCGACCAATTGCTAACACA
- a CDS encoding penicillin-binding protein 1A, whose product MKNSNKFKIIITALWSIFFLAILGFSIFIYSISINFNGWYGELPGLKSLENPKSDLSSVLYFADNKEMGKYYRYNRSQITFDELSPNVVNALIATEDIRYSNHSGIDLYGLGRVFFKSILMFDKSGGGGSTISQQLAKILFRTRSDLSNGSLNDVPILGLVIAKMKEWIVAVKLEKSYTKKEIIAMYLNTFEFGSNAFGIKTASQTFFNTTPDQLTIPEAAVLVGLCKNPNLYSPVYEPENSFHRRNTVMNQMRKYGYIDDIAYDSLSSKPIELDYDVENHNDGLATYFRGVILWDLLAWSKENGYDLYEDGLKIYTTIDSRMQKYAEEAVEEHMKYQQELFDEHWEGKAPWRDESGREIKDFLKNEARRTEAYSFWKNQYGDDEDKIFKKLKEPKPMTVFSWDGDIDTTFSTFDSIRYYKQFLHAGFMAMNPNNGHIKAWVGGINHKYFKYDHVKQGRRQPGSTFKPLVYAAAIDNGYSPCYEIQDVPVTFEVPGDPPTWTPSNSGGKFSGETMTLRQAMARSLNSGTAYVMQKVGPQTVVDYAKRLGVESPLQAVPSLCLGTSDVSIYELIGAYSTFVNEGFYTKPFYIERIEDKNGKVLKQFVPKTGEALSSETAYAMLHMLKGSTEISGGTALGLDRELREDNEIGAKTGTTQNYSDGWFVGVTKDLAAGVWVGGDERSIHFRNIGLGQGARMAMPIWEKFMKKVYEDESLPVSKGAFKKPSNLSIELDCEEYRMQQGNVTDSTEQIQKFDVDGIQ is encoded by the coding sequence ATGAAAAATTCAAATAAATTTAAAATAATAATAACTGCATTATGGTCAATCTTCTTTTTGGCTATACTCGGCTTTTCAATATTTATTTACAGCATCAGTATAAATTTTAACGGATGGTATGGAGAATTACCTGGTTTAAAGTCATTAGAGAACCCAAAAAGTGATTTATCATCTGTATTATATTTTGCAGACAATAAAGAAATGGGGAAATATTATCGTTACAATAGAAGTCAAATCACCTTTGATGAACTCTCTCCAAATGTGGTAAATGCATTAATTGCTACTGAAGACATCCGATATTCAAATCATTCTGGTATTGATTTATATGGACTTGGGAGGGTGTTTTTTAAATCAATTTTAATGTTTGATAAAAGTGGTGGCGGAGGAAGTACCATCAGCCAGCAGTTGGCAAAAATACTTTTCAGAACCCGAAGCGATTTATCAAATGGAAGTTTAAATGATGTGCCTATATTAGGCTTAGTTATAGCAAAAATGAAAGAATGGATTGTGGCAGTTAAATTGGAAAAATCCTATACCAAAAAAGAGATCATTGCCATGTATTTGAATACTTTCGAATTTGGAAGTAATGCATTTGGAATCAAAACAGCTTCTCAAACATTTTTCAATACCACTCCAGACCAATTAACTATCCCTGAAGCAGCCGTGCTAGTTGGTCTATGCAAAAACCCAAATCTTTATAGCCCAGTTTACGAACCTGAAAATTCTTTCCACAGAAGAAATACTGTTATGAATCAAATGCGAAAGTATGGCTATATAGATGACATAGCTTACGATTCATTATCATCAAAACCTATTGAGTTGGATTATGATGTGGAAAATCATAATGATGGGCTAGCTACTTATTTTAGAGGTGTTATATTATGGGATTTATTAGCTTGGTCAAAGGAAAATGGGTATGATTTATATGAAGATGGTTTAAAAATTTATACCACTATCGATAGTAGAATGCAAAAATATGCTGAAGAAGCAGTAGAAGAGCACATGAAATATCAGCAAGAACTTTTTGATGAACATTGGGAAGGAAAAGCTCCTTGGAGAGATGAGAGTGGTCGTGAAATAAAAGATTTTCTTAAAAATGAAGCAAGAAGAACGGAAGCCTATAGCTTTTGGAAAAATCAATATGGTGATGATGAAGATAAAATCTTCAAAAAATTGAAAGAGCCAAAGCCAATGACAGTTTTTAGTTGGGATGGCGATATTGACACTACCTTTAGCACCTTTGATTCAATAAGATATTACAAACAATTTTTACATGCTGGATTTATGGCTATGAATCCTAATAATGGCCATATTAAAGCTTGGGTAGGTGGCATTAATCATAAGTATTTCAAATACGATCATGTTAAACAAGGAAGAAGGCAACCCGGATCAACTTTCAAGCCTTTAGTATATGCAGCCGCTATAGATAATGGCTACTCTCCTTGTTATGAAATTCAAGATGTACCCGTAACCTTTGAAGTTCCAGGAGATCCCCCAACATGGACACCTTCCAACTCAGGTGGTAAATTTTCTGGTGAAACCATGACCCTTCGTCAAGCAATGGCCCGTTCATTAAATTCAGGCACTGCCTACGTGATGCAAAAAGTTGGTCCTCAAACTGTAGTGGATTATGCTAAAAGGTTAGGAGTAGAAAGTCCATTACAAGCTGTTCCATCACTATGTTTGGGAACATCCGATGTATCTATTTATGAACTTATTGGGGCATACAGCACCTTTGTTAATGAAGGCTTTTATACAAAACCATTCTATATTGAAAGAATTGAAGATAAGAATGGAAAGGTATTAAAACAATTTGTGCCTAAAACAGGTGAAGCATTAAGTTCCGAAACAGCTTATGCAATGTTACATATGTTAAAAGGATCCACTGAAATTTCAGGAGGGACTGCCTTGGGTTTAGATAGAGAATTGAGAGAGGATAATGAAATAGGTGCTAAAACAGGAACCACTCAAAATTACTCTGATGGTTGGTTTGTTGGAGTAACAAAAGATTTAGCCGCTGGCGTATGGGTAGGGGGTGATGAAAGAAGCATTCACTTTAGAAATATTGGATTAGGCCAAGGTGCTAGAATGGCTATGCCAATTTGGGAGAAATTCATGAAAAAGGTATATGAAGATGAAAGTTTACCTGTTTCTAAGGGAGCATTCAAAAAGCCATCAAATCTATCAATAGAATTAGATTGTGAGGAATATAGAATGCAACAAGGGAATGTGACTGATTCAACTGAGCAAATACAAAAATTTGATGTTGATGGCATACAATAA
- the porW gene encoding type IX secretion system periplasmic lipoprotein PorW/SprE, translated as MNKRKILYRILIIGFILPLAACSPENSGLIGYSYHNITAKYNAYFIANEKLQEVLLEIEEAHQNNFNRVLKVKAPIDTTIVNANKEKIEDVIKKASIAIQRHKVSKWVDDSYILVGIARMLNQEYEESIETFKYVNVNSKDEQTRYVALTYLIRTFTEYGELNNALAVIDFLNRQKLSKSTKRKFYQQAAYYNQVANNPNNLIKYLSAATELMRGGPEKAKHHFILGQLFQKSKLDAFAYENYKEVLNNRPPYELSFYARLNMAQVTELSKGEDVKKIRKYFEQLLKDGKNIEFRDKIYYEMAEFELKQGNIKEAIPYYKSSVKESVDNERQKSFSYHKLGLLYFDELKEYTLAQAYYDSAYQIMPKDEEIYPQVETRQSVLSDFIKQINTINENDSLLSLAKMDSTSLNEMFLTLRDERLQKEKEEAEREKRAKRIKSANTNATVSSFGDEPNLQTNTAPGGGFYFYDASTVGQGRNTFKRTWGDRSLQDNWRTESGQIFDSEESDEPNKEIVAEQEEKSQMSEEELLTQERDQFFSSIPFEAEKQLNLKEEMEVAYYKLGNIYNFDLQEKKEAVNTYETLLSKYPDTEYKAELLYLLYIYYKDKDEAIAETYSSELLAKFPNSIFAKLVENPNYREESNMASAKVKVIYENAYRLYESGNYKAATNEINKGLDNYPENDYEDNLKLLEALITGVTDGKNSYKFKLQSFLKDYPNSELYEFAKGLLAAIDDYDKKQQQKEKIKYIPFFEQAHYFVVVYENNKALSGILPEEIESFGEKFFPEEDLNAGNLVFDDENSMILLSEFKDKETAEAFYKKFNSDLSPLKNFSSLNFSNFIISKDNFQIFYQAKMVDSYTDFFKLNYEITQ; from the coding sequence ATGAATAAGAGGAAAATACTATATAGAATCCTAATAATAGGCTTTATATTGCCTTTAGCGGCTTGTTCACCTGAAAACTCAGGTTTAATAGGCTATAGCTATCACAATATTACAGCCAAATACAATGCTTATTTTATTGCTAACGAAAAATTGCAAGAGGTATTACTAGAAATTGAGGAAGCACATCAGAATAATTTCAACAGGGTTTTAAAAGTAAAAGCTCCTATTGACACTACAATAGTTAATGCCAATAAAGAAAAAATTGAAGATGTCATTAAAAAAGCTTCCATTGCCATTCAACGGCATAAAGTAAGTAAGTGGGTTGATGATAGCTACATTTTAGTAGGAATTGCTCGAATGTTAAATCAAGAATACGAAGAATCTATTGAAACTTTTAAGTATGTAAATGTAAATAGTAAAGATGAGCAAACACGTTATGTTGCATTAACATATCTTATAAGAACATTTACAGAATATGGTGAATTAAATAATGCATTAGCGGTTATTGATTTTCTTAACAGACAAAAATTATCAAAATCTACTAAAAGGAAATTTTATCAACAAGCTGCATATTATAATCAAGTTGCTAATAACCCTAACAACCTAATTAAATATTTAAGTGCGGCAACAGAGTTGATGCGAGGTGGACCTGAAAAGGCAAAACACCATTTTATATTAGGTCAACTTTTTCAAAAATCGAAGTTAGATGCATTTGCGTACGAAAATTATAAGGAAGTTTTAAATAACAGGCCTCCTTATGAATTGTCTTTTTATGCCCGTTTAAATATGGCTCAAGTTACAGAGCTGTCAAAAGGTGAAGATGTTAAAAAAATCAGAAAATACTTTGAGCAGCTTTTAAAGGATGGGAAAAATATAGAATTCAGAGATAAAATTTATTATGAAATGGCTGAATTCGAATTAAAGCAAGGGAATATAAAAGAAGCCATTCCTTATTATAAATCATCTGTTAAAGAAAGTGTGGATAATGAAAGACAAAAATCCTTCTCTTATCACAAATTAGGATTGTTATATTTTGATGAGTTAAAAGAATATACTTTAGCTCAAGCCTATTATGATAGTGCATATCAAATTATGCCAAAAGATGAAGAAATTTATCCTCAAGTAGAGACAAGACAGTCTGTATTATCAGACTTTATAAAACAAATTAACACAATAAATGAAAATGACAGCCTATTATCATTGGCTAAAATGGATAGTACCTCATTAAATGAAATGTTTTTAACGCTCAGGGATGAAAGGCTTCAAAAAGAAAAGGAAGAAGCAGAAAGAGAAAAAAGAGCGAAGAGAATAAAATCTGCTAATACTAATGCTACTGTCAGTTCATTTGGTGATGAGCCCAACTTACAGACCAATACAGCGCCAGGTGGTGGTTTCTATTTTTATGATGCTTCAACAGTAGGGCAGGGAAGAAATACATTTAAAAGAACATGGGGAGATCGATCTTTGCAAGATAATTGGAGGACTGAAAGTGGACAAATTTTTGATTCGGAAGAAAGTGATGAACCTAATAAGGAAATAGTTGCTGAACAGGAAGAGAAAAGTCAAATGAGTGAAGAGGAATTATTAACTCAGGAAAGAGATCAGTTTTTTTCCTCTATACCGTTTGAAGCTGAAAAGCAATTGAATCTTAAAGAGGAAATGGAAGTGGCTTACTACAAATTAGGAAACATCTATAATTTTGATTTGCAAGAAAAAAAGGAAGCTGTAAATACTTATGAAACTTTGCTTTCAAAATACCCTGATACTGAATACAAAGCGGAACTTCTCTATCTACTCTACATATATTATAAAGACAAAGATGAAGCAATTGCGGAAACCTATTCATCGGAGTTATTAGCGAAATTCCCCAATAGCATATTTGCGAAATTAGTGGAAAACCCAAATTATCGCGAAGAGAGTAACATGGCAAGTGCTAAGGTTAAAGTTATATATGAAAATGCGTATAGGCTTTACGAAAGTGGAAATTACAAGGCTGCAACAAATGAAATAAATAAGGGGTTGGATAACTACCCTGAAAATGACTACGAGGACAATTTAAAATTATTAGAAGCACTTATCACAGGAGTGACAGATGGTAAAAATTCTTATAAATTCAAATTACAATCCTTCTTAAAAGATTACCCTAATAGTGAACTATATGAATTTGCGAAAGGTTTACTAGCAGCAATTGATGATTATGATAAAAAACAGCAACAAAAAGAAAAGATAAAATATATTCCGTTTTTCGAACAAGCTCACTATTTTGTAGTAGTCTATGAAAATAATAAAGCATTATCGGGTATACTACCAGAAGAAATTGAGTCATTCGGAGAAAAATTCTTCCCAGAAGAAGATCTAAATGCTGGAAATCTCGTTTTTGATGATGAAAATTCTATGATCTTATTAAGTGAATTTAAAGATAAAGAAACAGCCGAAGCATTTTACAAAAAGTTTAATAGCGATTTGTCTCCATTAAAGAATTTCAGCAGCTTAAATTTTAGTAATTTTATTATTTCTAAGGATAACTTTCAGATTTTCTATCAAGCTAAAATGGTGGACAGTTATACTGATTTCTTTAAATTAAATTATGAAATAACTCAATAG
- a CDS encoding M23 family metallopeptidase produces the protein MSNWLTTRYQMVVRNEENLAEVSTFNFTYAKVVVISLLTFVLIFIGALYLSQSLLAQWFDPRHTTMEYNQKLLTLTMEMDSLKSRLRAQDRFIGNVQTILKGDVPDGQTYREPDQVETDDLNQDMNPQSMNAGDSIIRQEFEEQDFSLTSYSSNNYSEELKDIFFFPPLQGIVSSPYNMNIDHYGIDIVAKTNEPVKSIADGTVILSSWTQDGGYVIAIQHRANLISVVRHNSAILKKVGNFVNAGEVISIIGNSGELTSGPHVHLEIWYNGNPVDPEEFITF, from the coding sequence ATGTCCAATTGGCTTACCACTCGTTATCAAATGGTGGTAAGAAACGAAGAAAACCTAGCTGAAGTATCTACTTTTAACTTCACTTATGCAAAAGTAGTAGTTATTAGCTTATTAACATTTGTTTTGATATTTATTGGTGCATTATATTTATCACAATCCTTATTGGCTCAGTGGTTTGATCCTAGGCACACTACCATGGAGTATAATCAAAAGTTATTGACACTTACAATGGAGATGGATTCTCTGAAATCGAGATTAAGAGCTCAAGACCGCTTTATTGGGAATGTGCAAACTATTTTGAAAGGGGATGTTCCTGATGGACAAACCTATCGAGAGCCGGATCAAGTTGAAACAGATGATTTAAATCAGGATATGAACCCGCAAAGTATGAATGCTGGGGACTCCATTATTAGGCAAGAATTTGAGGAACAAGATTTTAGCTTAACTAGTTATTCAAGCAATAATTATTCGGAAGAATTAAAGGATATTTTCTTTTTTCCTCCTTTACAAGGAATTGTAAGCTCGCCTTACAATATGAATATAGATCATTATGGGATCGATATTGTTGCAAAAACTAATGAACCTGTAAAATCTATAGCTGACGGAACCGTTATATTATCATCATGGACTCAAGACGGAGGATATGTAATTGCAATACAGCACAGGGCTAATTTAATATCTGTAGTGAGACATAATTCTGCAATATTAAAAAAAGTTGGTAATTTTGTGAATGCAGGTGAGGTAATCTCCATAATTGGTAATTCTGGGGAACTAACTTCAGGACCACATGTTCATTTAGAGATATGGTATAATGGTAATCCGGTGGATCCGGAAGAATTTATTACTTTTTAA
- a CDS encoding bactofilin family protein: MFNNKQEKIQMAQDITSSSNTIGKGTTINGDLETFGNIRIDGKVIGNIKTKSKLVLGNTSHIEGNVLSQNAEIEGEVKGVVEITELLILKPSAVVHGDIITNKLIVESGATFNGECKMGVSNKTIKIGEETANGQSNPKIEKAKAV; this comes from the coding sequence ATGTTTAACAACAAGCAAGAAAAAATACAAATGGCACAAGATATCACAAGTTCCAGTAATACTATTGGAAAAGGAACTACTATTAACGGAGATTTAGAAACCTTTGGTAATATTAGGATAGACGGAAAGGTAATTGGAAACATTAAAACTAAATCTAAATTAGTTTTAGGGAATACTTCTCATATTGAAGGTAATGTGTTATCACAAAATGCTGAAATTGAAGGAGAAGTTAAAGGAGTTGTTGAAATTACAGAATTATTGATATTGAAACCATCGGCAGTAGTACATGGTGACATTATAACCAATAAACTTATTGTAGAATCAGGAGCTACTTTTAATGGCGAATGTAAAATGGGTGTTTCTAATAAAACTATCAAAATAGGTGAGGAAACCGCTAACGGACAATCAAATCCAAAAATTGAAAAAGCAAAAGCCGTATAA
- a CDS encoding AtpZ/AtpI family protein, producing MKKQKPYNSYLKYSGLAIQMAGTIYLGNLLGKYIDKVAESGSDIFTKIITLLAVFLSMFVIIRQVIKSQE from the coding sequence TTGAAAAAGCAAAAGCCGTATAATAGTTATTTAAAATATTCAGGTCTTGCCATTCAAATGGCAGGAACCATATATTTGGGTAATTTATTAGGTAAATATATTGATAAAGTTGCCGAAAGCGGTTCGGATATCTTCACTAAGATCATCACCCTTTTGGCAGTTTTCCTTTCTATGTTTGTCATTATTAGGCAAGTGATAAAATCCCAAGAATAA
- a CDS encoding DUF6168 family protein — MIKRLIFFTIAIVIVATSVLFIQKWYLSSQGEILSYSLTAIYIFHFIAYLIIVVAVELLSKKLPNQVGFFYLASVFIKIGFFVLIFKDAIFAETPMNFLERISIIIPFFMFLIFEAIYSGKLMNAQ, encoded by the coding sequence ATGATCAAAAGACTTATTTTTTTTACAATTGCTATAGTGATAGTGGCAACTTCTGTTCTTTTTATTCAAAAATGGTATTTATCATCTCAAGGAGAAATTCTATCATATTCTCTTACTGCAATTTATATCTTTCACTTTATTGCGTATTTGATAATTGTTGTAGCTGTAGAGCTCTTAAGTAAGAAATTACCCAATCAGGTTGGTTTCTTTTATTTAGCAAGTGTATTCATCAAAATCGGCTTTTTTGTATTGATTTTTAAGGATGCTATTTTTGCTGAAACTCCGATGAATTTTTTGGAAAGAATCTCTATTATCATACCATTTTTTATGTTCCTAATCTTCGAAGCGATCTATAGCGGAAAGTTGATGAATGCGCAGTAA
- the atpB gene encoding F0F1 ATP synthase subunit A, which yields MRNTLLFALLISLINVNTLFAVAGGSEEGGQVDTKEEINEYIQHHLQDSHDFVFWTNGKTGAHYGFPLPVILWSDGLHVFSSSRFDHGHDVAESNGKHFALYHSKVYETNADGDIELDEAGHPTNPKPLDLSITKNVVGMLLASLLLFLGFNSLARSYKTRSIPKGIGRILEPLVIYVRDEIARPNIGPKYEKYMFYLLTVFFYIWILNMLGLTPLGFNVTGNIAITVGLALITFLVVQFSGNKNYWKHIFWMPGVPIPMKIILMPIEVLGMFTKPFALLIRLFANITAGHFVVMSLIALMITMKSAFGLVASTGMAFALAFFITIIELLVAFLQAYIFTMLSALFIGMAVEEEHH from the coding sequence ATGAGAAACACATTGTTGTTCGCACTTTTAATATCGCTAATTAACGTTAATACGTTATTTGCGGTTGCAGGAGGTTCAGAAGAAGGTGGGCAAGTCGACACCAAAGAAGAGATAAACGAATATATTCAGCATCACTTACAAGATTCACATGACTTCGTTTTTTGGACTAACGGTAAAACTGGAGCTCATTATGGATTCCCTTTACCCGTTATTTTATGGTCTGATGGATTGCATGTTTTTTCATCTTCAAGATTTGACCATGGCCATGATGTAGCGGAATCAAACGGAAAACATTTCGCACTTTATCACAGCAAAGTTTATGAAACTAATGCTGATGGTGATATCGAATTAGATGAAGCAGGTCATCCTACTAATCCTAAGCCATTAGATCTTTCAATCACTAAAAATGTGGTAGGGATGTTATTAGCGTCTTTATTATTGTTTTTAGGATTTAATTCATTAGCTAGAAGTTATAAAACAAGATCTATTCCTAAAGGAATTGGTAGAATATTAGAGCCATTAGTAATATATGTTAGAGATGAGATTGCTCGTCCTAATATTGGTCCTAAATATGAGAAATACATGTTCTATCTTTTAACTGTATTTTTTTATATCTGGATTTTAAATATGTTGGGTTTAACTCCACTTGGGTTTAACGTTACAGGTAATATCGCTATCACTGTTGGTTTAGCTTTAATTACTTTCTTAGTAGTGCAGTTTAGTGGAAATAAAAATTATTGGAAACACATTTTTTGGATGCCAGGTGTTCCAATTCCAATGAAAATAATCTTAATGCCAATTGAGGTATTAGGTATGTTCACAAAGCCTTTTGCTTTATTGATTCGTTTGTTTGCTAACATTACTGCTGGTCACTTCGTAGTTATGAGCTTAATTGCTTTAATGATTACTATGAAATCAGCTTTTGGTTTGGTAGCCTCAACGGGTATGGCATTTGCATTAGCGTTTTTTATTACAATAATTGAATTACTAGTTGCTTTCTTGCAAGCTTATATCTTTACAATGCTTTCTGCATTGTTTATCGGTATGGCAGTGGAAGAAGAGCATCATTAA
- the atpE gene encoding ATP synthase F0 subunit C, protein MYNLIGAGLIVIGGGIGLGQIGGKAMEGIARQPEASGKIQTAMIIIGALLEGLAFGALILGQ, encoded by the coding sequence ATGTACAATTTAATTGGAGCAGGATTAATCGTAATCGGTGGTGGAATTGGCTTAGGTCAAATTGGTGGAAAAGCAATGGAAGGTATTGCTAGACAGCCAGAAGCATCAGGTAAAATTCAAACCGCTATGATTATCATCGGTGCATTATTGGAAGGTTTAGCATTTGGTGCTTTAATCTTAGGTCAATAA
- a CDS encoding F0F1 ATP synthase subunit B, whose protein sequence is MEQLVNDFSPGLFFMQLFIFAILLLLLSKFAWKPILNSLKAREGSIADALQSAENAKEEMAKLQADNQKLLQEARLERDKLLKEATDIANKIKEEAKSDAAKQADRMISDAKNAIEVEKNAALKEVTTKVAELSLEIAEKLIRKNLSDDKAQKALAEDFMKDLKLN, encoded by the coding sequence ATGGAACAATTAGTAAATGATTTTTCTCCAGGGTTGTTTTTCATGCAACTCTTCATTTTTGCTATTCTTTTATTGCTTTTATCAAAGTTTGCTTGGAAGCCAATTTTGAACTCATTGAAAGCAAGAGAAGGCAGTATTGCAGATGCATTGCAATCAGCTGAAAATGCTAAAGAGGAAATGGCAAAATTGCAGGCTGACAATCAAAAATTATTGCAAGAAGCAAGATTAGAGAGAGATAAGCTGCTAAAAGAAGCAACTGACATTGCTAATAAAATTAAAGAAGAAGCTAAATCTGATGCTGCTAAACAAGCAGATAGAATGATTTCTGATGCTAAAAATGCAATTGAAGTAGAGAAGAATGCAGCCTTGAAAGAGGTGACTACTAAAGTTGCTGAGCTTTCATTGGAAATTGCAGAAAAGCTTATTCGTAAAAACCTATCTGATGATAAAGCACAAAAAGCTTTAGCGGAAGATTTTATGAAAGATTTAAAACTCAATTAA